CCTCGGGTGCCGCACGAACTTACTCGGAGATCCCAGAAGGTAATCCTCGGCCAACGGCCTCGAGCAGAAACTCGAGGATTTCAACATGACGCTTGGCCTCGGCGACATCCTGGCCCCACGTGTACAGGCCGTGCTTGCGTAATAGGATGCCATGAATTTCGGGGTTTTGCGCGAGCAGGTTTTCCATCTGCTGCGCCAAGAGCGCATAGTCCTGGGCGTTTTCGAGGATCGGCAGCCACTCCCGGTGCTCATGGGTGGATACGCCGGAGAGGCCCTTGAGCATCTCGTAGCCTTGAATAGAAAGGCCCCCTGATGCTGCGAAGCGGTCGGAAAGGATAGTGCTCCATATCGAGTGTGTATGGAGCACGGCCCCAGCTCCCGCTCTTTGCACGATTTTCAGGTGCAGGGCGGTCTCGGCGGAAGGGCGCCCGGAGCCGGAGAGTACCTGCGCGTGATCGTCGATCTCAAGAAAACTGGAATCGGAGAGCGCGCCCTTGTCCAGGCCGCTCATGGTAATCATCAGGCGCAGCGGCGAATCTGTGGTTCTGGCGCTGAAATTGCCGCTGGTGCCCAGAACCCAGCCTCGGCGATAGAACTCGTGGCCGACTTCGACCAGCGACTCGAGGATCGCCTTCACAGCAGCGGGATCGGGCGTTGCGCGGTGTTTTGTAAGCTCTGCCATGGCGATACGCTCTCTCTTGTTCCCGTCGGCCTCACAACATTGCATCTCAGCCGGAGACTGATCGCCTCAGGAATGGGGGTGATGATGATCGTGCGAATGAGCATGCTCGCCGTGATGGTGATGTCCCGCGGGAGCCGTACCGGCCGCAAGATCGCGAGCCTCGACCAGCCTGCGCCGTGATTCTACCGGCAAGGACATTTGCCGGCGCAGCCACGCAATCACTGAAGCCAGTCCGGTTCCGTCCTTCAGGTTGGTGAACACGAAGGGCAGATCGCCGCGCATGCGACGTGTATCCCGTTCCATCACTTCCAGGGAGGCGCCCACGTGAGGAGCCAGGTCAATTTTGTTGATGACCAGCAGATCGGAACGGCGTATGCCGGGACCGCCTTTGCGGGGAATCTTGTCGCCGGCAGCCACGTCGATTACGTAGATGAACACATCCACCAATTCCGGACTGAAGGCCGCGGCCAGGTTGTCGCCGCCGCTTTCGACGAACACGAGCTCTATCCCTGGGTGAGTGTGTTCCAGATCGGCGATTGCCTCCAGGTTCATGGATGCGTCCTCGCGAATCGCGGCATGGGGACATCCGCCGGTCTCGACGCCGCGCACGCGCTCAGCGGGCAATGTCCCCTGGCGGATGAGGAAATCCGCATCTTCGCGGGTGTAAATGTCGTTGGTCACGACGGCAAGATTGATTTCCGGCCAAAGACTGCGGCTGAGAGCATCCA
The nucleotide sequence above comes from Terriglobales bacterium. Encoded proteins:
- the mtnB gene encoding methylthioribulose 1-phosphate dehydratase, translated to MKAILESLVEVGHEFYRRGWVLGTSGNFSARTTDSPLRLMITMSGLDKGALSDSSFLEIDDHAQVLSGSGRPSAETALHLKIVQRAGAGAVLHTHSIWSTILSDRFAASGGLSIQGYEMLKGLSGVSTHEHREWLPILENAQDYALLAQQMENLLAQNPEIHGILLRKHGLYTWGQDVAEAKRHVEILEFLLEAVGRGLPSGISE
- the ureG gene encoding urease accessory protein UreG, giving the protein MNELKRAFRVGVAGPVGSGKTALVDALSRSLWPEINLAVVTNDIYTREDADFLIRQGTLPAERVRGVETGGCPHAAIREDASMNLEAIADLEHTHPGIELVFVESGGDNLAAAFSPELVDVFIYVIDVAAGDKIPRKGGPGIRRSDLLVINKIDLAPHVGASLEVMERDTRRMRGDLPFVFTNLKDGTGLASVIAWLRRQMSLPVESRRRLVEARDLAAGTAPAGHHHHGEHAHSHDHHHPHS